A single Aspergillus chevalieri M1 DNA, chromosome 3, nearly complete sequence DNA region contains:
- the MDR1_3 gene encoding GTPase-activating protein (COG:U;~EggNog:ENOG410QDYJ;~InterPro:IPR020846,IPR011701,IPR036259;~TransMembrane:5 (i81-100o120-138i150-168o174-197i209-230o);~go_function: GO:0022857 - transmembrane transporter activity [Evidence IEA];~go_process: GO:0055085 - transmembrane transport [Evidence IEA]) — protein MNALVRESLFGRLSNFLTNNKFFPYPELEAPKIKALPVSASVSATSSTSTAPEPIQQFLIEFSGPNDPDTPRNWSKLAKTLVMLDVMFLNFSFYAASAIFTPSITGIEEQLGATTAEGTLGLSLFVIAYGIGPLFLSPLSNLPAIGRTPVYVLGSLVFCLFNIGTALGKNIETILILRFFGGFFGSAPISVGGATLMEVYGPSEVPYAIALYAVSGVCGPILGPVCHPFYHQT, from the exons ATGAATGCTCTAGTCCGCGAGAGCTTGTTTGGACGCCTTTCGAATTTTTTGACCAATAACAAGTTCTTTCCATACCCTGAACTTGAAGCGCCTAAGATTAAAGCGCTGCCAGTGTCAGCTTCAGTCTCAGCTACATCGAGCACTTCGACGGCGCCCGAGCCCATCCAACAGTTTCTGATTGAATTCTCAGGTCCCAATGACCCGGACACACCCAGGAACTGGTCAAAATTAGCAAAGACGCTCGTCATGTTGGATGTGATGTTCCTGAACTTCAGCTTCTATGCCGCATCAGCAATTTTTACACCGAGTATTACTGGTATCGAGGAGCAACTCGGCGCCACCACCGCTGAAGGAACTCTAGGGCTATCGCTCTTTGTCATTGCCTATGGCATCGGACCCTTGTTT TTGTCTCCTCTGTCAAACCTCCCAGCTATCGGACGTACACCGGTGTATGTCCTGGGATCTCTTGTCTTCTGTCTGTTCAACATCGGCACCGCTCTTGGAAAGAACATTGAAACTATCCTCATACTCCGATTTTTTGGTGGCTTCTTTGGAAGCGCCCCAATAAGCGTTGGAGGGGCAACTCTGATGGAAGTATACGGCCCGAGCGAAGTGCCGTATGCTATTGCTTTATATGCA
- a CDS encoding Zn(II)2Cys6 transcription factor domain-containing protein (COG:S;~EggNog:ENOG410PR0A;~InterPro:IPR036864,IPR001138;~PFAM:PF00172;~go_function: GO:0000981 - DNA-binding transcription factor activity, RNA polymerase II-specific [Evidence IEA];~go_function: GO:0008270 - zinc ion binding [Evidence IEA];~go_process: GO:0006355 - regulation of transcription, DNA-templated [Evidence IEA]), with product MDSKSMGTKEKAPPRKKACQNCTSSKARCGLEKPTCSRCRARGKHCRYPAVSHVHRSSPATLDDRNSAEDSLSFEPSLADFSTIPTAAAFPGPVSGYASDIPHIYSQHEPTQTVDTDLNFDYVDLVPMADAEEIRDRWLQPYLFTVTGHVPKLFSPFTVQFLVCVLRSYPNYLLDEESLPPFIHPLQLSNKPMPRTIANCISLVRMWMNRVAGSEAMVLSTVRQEMERLSREDVTSDFDTLCSFQVYLIYLITAYFSPIENVSLVDDPSMITLQDLAFRTAKAGLTCKAELSRMRPTWESWIIASSKRRTLFTMYLFTNVYNADKGLPNFLSDELRDILVPESKALWEASDRGSWAREYNRHLSKWEDGIIIIIIIIIHTRICQPYRPSGGRSCGAAG from the exons ATGGATTCAAAATCCATGGGAACCAAAGAAAAAGCCCCTCCCCGCAAGAAGGCCTGCCAGAATTGCACGAGCTCCAAAGCCCGATGCGGCCTCGAGAAGCCGACCTGCTCGCGATGCCGGGCCCGCGGCAAGCATTGTCGGTATCCCGCGGTTTCGCACGTACATCGATCAAGTCCTGCGACTTTAGATGACAGGAACTCAGCAGAAGATAGTCTCAGCTTTGAGCCATCACTTGCGGACTTTTCCACTATcccaacagcagcagcgtTTCCGGGTCCTGTGTCTGGCTATGCGTCGGATATACCGCATATCTACTCTCAGCATGAACCTACGCAGACGGTGGACACCGATCTGAATTTTGATTATGTTGACCTCGTGCCAATGGCAGACGCCGAAGAGATCCGCGATCGCTGGCTGCAGCCCTACCTTTTCACCGTAACGGGGCATGTCCCCAAGCTGTTCAGCCCGTTTACCGTGCAGTTCCTCGTCTGCGTGCTTCGCTCATACCCCAACTATCTACTCGATGAGGAAAGCCTTCCTCCATTCATTCACCCACTGCAACTCAGCAACAAACCGATGCCCCGAACAATAGCGAACTGCATTTCTCTGGTGCGCATGTGGATGAACAGAGTTGCGGGAAGCGAGGCAATGGTCTTGTCAACCGTCAGACAGGAGATGGAGAGACTCTCCCGAGAG GACGTCACAAGCGACTTCGACACACTATGTTCCTTCCAAGTATACCTCATTTACTTAATAACGGCGTACTTCTCCCCAATCGAAAACGTCTCCCTAGTAGATGACCCAAGCATGATAACCCTCCAAGACCTCGCCTTCCGCACCGCAAAAGCAGGTCTCACCTGCAAAGCCGAGCTCTCGCGAATGCGACCAACTTGGGAATCCTGGATCATCGCTTCTTCCAAACGACGCACACTGTTCACAATGTACCTCTTTACGAATGTGTACAACGCCGACAAAGGTCTTCCAAATTTCTTGTCTGATGAGTTGAGGGATATTCTTGTCCCTGAGAGTAAGGCGCTATGGGAGGCTTCTGATCGGGGTTCTTGGGCGAGGGAATATAATCGGCACCTGTCGAAATGGGAGGATgggattattattattattattattattattcatacacgcatctgtcagccctataggccgagtggcggcaggtcctgcggggcagccgggtaa
- a CDS encoding putative mucin family signaling protein Msb2 (COG:S;~EggNog:ENOG410PPSJ;~InterPro:IPR039295;~SECRETED:SignalP(1-23);~TransMembrane:1 (n6-18c23/24o959-980i);~go_component: GO:0005887 - integral component of plasma membrane [Evidence IEA];~go_function: GO:0005034 - osmosensor activity [Evidence IEA];~go_process: GO:0007232 - osmosensory signaling pathway via Sho1 osmosensor [Evidence IEA]): protein MLPKTVAVFAAFLSMGGLDFVAAQDAPDAQELRPQYLPKAAKRGLIDALTGNSGSQSQHPNEGASSAQGNSGFLDGILGGGSNTPEPTASVPPTVLLPLTLSVDLNGQTHTITGTPSSTAAGASTVTTSIWTSETAVSSAPASSAASSVTPTEETPESASPSPTSSPAPSSPEPTTSSSPAPSSSDDNDGGVLAGILGGDSGASSTPAPSSSSTSDNQSGGLLEGILGGDSSSSSAPATSSETSESLTPSSSPAPSSSSTSDDHDGGLLDGLLGGGSSQTTSSPASSTASTTKDNDGGLLDGLLGGGSSQTASSSASSTASTTKDNDGGLLDGLLGGGSSKTTSSPASSTPSATKDSDGGLLDGLLGGDSKTTTNSASSTASTSKEKGLLGGLLGGDDSGTTPTASNPGSPSSTAASSTNDGGLLGLGNILGGDDSSATPTASKTGASNSTTTSSTPTSTNDGGLLGLGNILGGDDSASTSATPSSTPSSSKEKGLLGGLLGGDDSGTTPTASNSGSPSSTVASPAASSTSEGLVDGLVGGLLGDDDKPTPSSSGSASPSPTSKGLVDGLVGGLLGGESTSSKPLIRPSGSASSFRVGSPTPTPSEGLLGGLLGGLLGEPSSSGLQSISVNVPTSTPASATSSEGLLGGLLGSLLGPESSTSATSSGLFGTSKSPSPTGEAAPGSSAHPTPSTGLFGSSKPSVVATSKASPTPTPSSSPTPTSTTEQQTTSSTTQAVTHKPTTTEDNDWVPSTILVEPPSTTHETETHHTATATSQPTQLPGSISPAGGVPDIPANSSLIQIGFNGKLRYSFVASTTLSSSQIFLYIPQGLGYALDVLGDEISMFAIQPYDNSASTGYVATVAMAYIPTDAIEELRDQLHNPGSRLYHQPSPSVNALMSMIDPTIPLVVGESGSSSSGSGSSSGGGSNGSNDDDDDSNSTDDNADGGASGSSSTRASSVGIGVGVVGGAAAYGAGMFWVARRYRKRRQLHQRTNSNVEQQSEGRGGGSLFATGGRLSPHSLRSNRTQMISAPVMAENSLGWN from the exons ATGCTGCCCAAAACTGTCGCCGTTTTCGCGGCCTTCCTGTCCATGGGAGGTCTAGATTTCGTCGCCGCGCAGGACGCCCCAGACGCGCAAGAATTGAGACCCCAGTATCTTCCCAAAGCGGCCAAGAGAGGCCTCATTGATGCCCTCACAGGCAACTCTGGCTCGCAGTCGCAGCATCCTAACGAGGGCGCATCGAGCGCCCAGGGCAATTCTGGATTTTTGGATGGCATCTTGGGTGGTGGATCCAACACTCCCGAGCCAACGGCTTCTGTTCCGCCGACGGTTCTCTTGCCCTTGACACTTTCCGTCGATCTCAATGGTCAGACACACACCATCACCGGTACGCCCTCCAGTACGGCAGCTGGTGCCTCGACGGTCACTACTTCAATTTGGACCTCCGAGACGGCTGTCTCGAGTGCTCCCGCTTCGTCCGCTGCCAGCTCTGTTACCCCTACCGAAGAAACACCCGAATCCGCTTCCCCGTCTCCTACATCGTCTCCGGCCCCGTCCTCTCCCGAGCCAACGACATCGAGCAGCCCTGCGCCCAGCTCGAGCGATGACAATGATGGTGGCGTCCTTGCAGGCATTCTGGGCGGTGATTCGGGCGCCTCGTCTACCCCGGCTCCTAGCTCTTCGAGCACCTCCGACAACCAGAGTGGTGGCCTCCTCGAAGGTATCTTGGGAGGTGATTCGAGCTCTTCGTCCGCCCCAGCCACTTCGAGCGAAACTTCCGAGTCCCTGACCCCGTCTAGCTCTCCTGCGCCTAGCTCTTCGAGCACCTCCGACGACCATGACGGTGGACTGCTTGATGGTCTCCTTGGAG GTGGTTCGTCCCAGACGACCAGCTCTCCCGCGTCGAGCACCGCCAGCACCACCAAAGACAATGACGGTGGACTGCTTGATGGTCTCCTTGGAGGTGGTTCGTCCCAGACGGCCAGCTCTTCCGCGTCGAGCACCGCCAGCACCACCAAAGACAATGACGGTGGACTGCTTGATGGTCTCCTTGGAG GTGGTTCATCCAAGACGACAAGCTCTCCTGCTTCCAGCACTCCGAGCGCCACCAAGGACAGCGATGGTGGTTTACTTGATGGTCTTTTGGGCGGGGATTCGAAGACTACGACAAACTCTGCGTCGAGcaccgccagcaccagcaaggAGAAGGGTCTTCTTGGTGGTCTCCTGGGAGGGGATGACTCCGGTACTACGCCCACCGCTAGCAACCCGGGCTCGCCATCTTCTACTGCCGCCTCGAGCACCAACGATGGTGGCCTGCTTGGTCTAGGAAACATCCTTGGAGGAGATGACAGCTCTGCCACGCCTACGGCCAGCAAGACCGGCGCATCCAACTCGACCACGACCTCTTCTACGCCCACTAGCACCAATGATGGCGGTCTTCTCGGATTAGGAAACATCCTGGGAGGCGATGACTCGGCCAGCACCAGTGCTACGCCCTCTAGCACTCCAAGTTCcagcaaagaaaaagggtTGCTTGGTGGTCTCCTGGGAGGTGATGACTCCGGTACTACGCCCACCGCTAGCAACTCGGGCTCGCCATCTTCTACTGTCGCTTCACCTGCTGCCTCGAGCACCAGCGAGGGTCTGGTTGACGgtcttgtcggcggtctgcTCGGAGATGATGACAAGCCAACCCCGTCATCCAGTGGATCCGCTTCTCCCTCCCCTACTAGCAAGGGTCTGGTCGATGGCTTGGTTGGTGGCCTTCTTGGAGGTGAATCGACCTCTAGCAAGCCCCTCATTCGGCCCAGTGGATCTGCTTCATCGTTCAGAGTTGGCTCGCCCACTCCCACTCCCAGCGAAGGTCTTCTTGGCGGCCTTCtgggtggtctgttgggtGAACCTTCTTCGTCTGGTCTGCAATCCATCTCCGTCAACGTCCCTACATCGACACCTGCCTCCGCAACTTCATCGGAGGGTCTTTTGGGCGGACTGTTGGGCTCCCTTCTGGGCCCCGAGTCTTCTACCAGCGCAACTTCCAGCGGCCTCTTCGGTACTTCGAAGTCTCCTTCCCCTACCGGTGAAGCTGCTCCTGGTAGCTCTGCCCACCCTACGCCTTCTACTGGTTTGTTCGGTTCCAGCAAGCCATCGGTGGTAGCCACTAGCAAGGCATCGCCTACTCCTACGCCATCCAGCAGCCCGACTCCTACGTCCACTACTGAGCAGCAGACGACCTCGTCTACTACTCAGGCCGTCACCCACAAGCCTACCACGACGGAGGACAACGATTGGGTTCCCTCAACTATTCTGGTTGAGCCTCCGAGCACAACGCACGAGACTGAGACCCACCACACTGCCACTGCGACCAGCCAGCCTACTCAGCTTCCTGGATCTATTTCGCCTGCCGGTGGTGTGCCAGACATCCCCGCCAACTCGTCCCTCATCCAGATCGGTTTCAACGGCAAGCTGCGCTACAGCTTTGTGGCAAGCACGACTCTGTCGTCATCGCAGATCTTCTTGTACATCCCGCAGGGTCTGGGATACGCTCTGGACGTGCTTGGTGATGAGATCTCGATGTTTGCGATCCAGCCCTATGACAACTCTGCCAGCACGGGCTATGTTGCGACTGTTGCCATGGCTTACATCCCTACGGACGCAATTGAAGAGCTGCGTGACCAGCTGCACAACCCCGGATCTCGTCTCTACCACCAACCCAGCCCGTCTGTCAACGCTCTGATGTCGATGATCGACCCCACTATCCCTCTGGTCGTTGGTGAGTCTGGCTCTTCGAGCAGCGGAAGCGGCTCGTCCAGTGGTGGTGGATCGAACGGCAgcaacgacgacgatgacgactcCAACTCTACTGATGACAACGCCGACGGCGGTGCCAGCGGCTCTTCGTCCACTCGCGCCAGCTCTGTCGGtattggtgttggtgttgttggtggtgcTGCCGCCTATGGTGCCGGTATGTTCTGGGTGGCCCGTCGCTACCGCAAGAGACGTCAACTTCATCAGCGCACCAACTCGAATGTCGAGCAGCAGAGCGAGGGCCGCGGAGGCGGTTCTCTCTTTGCTACCGGTGGTCGTTTGTCTCCGCACAGTCTCAGGAGCAACCGGACCCAGATGATCAGTGCGCCTGTTATGGCCGAGAACTCTCTGGGATGGAACTAG
- the FKBP3 gene encoding FKBP-type peptidyl-prolyl cis-trans isomerase (COG:O;~EggNog:ENOG410PR3Z;~InterPro:IPR001179;~PFAM:PF00254;~go_function: GO:0003755 - peptidyl-prolyl cis-trans isomerase activity [Evidence IEA]), translated as MGVTKQTLQPGNGVDYPQKNSLCAIAYTGALYDASKADNYFMGKEFDSSRSRGPLKVNIGMGKVIEGWDQGVLQMSLGEKAILTISSDSAYGPRFVSSHP; from the exons ATGGGCGTCACCAAGCAAACCCTTCAACCCGGCAACGGCGTCGACTACCCGCAGAAGAACTCCCTGTGCGCTATCGCCTACACCGGTGCTCTCTATGACGCGTCCAAGGCTGATAACTATTTCATGGGAAAGGA ATTCGACTCGTCGAGGAGCAGGGGTCCGTTGAAGGTGAACATTGGCATGGGGAAGGTTATTGAGG GCTGGGACCAAGGAGTCCTGCAGATGAGTCTCGGCGAGAAGGCCATCTTGACAATTTCCAG CGACTCTGCTTACGGTCCTCGGTTCGTGTCATCTCATCCCTAA
- a CDS encoding uncharacterized protein (COG:Q;~EggNog:ENOG410PW2I;~InterPro:IPR001128,IPR036396;~go_function: GO:0005506 - iron ion binding [Evidence IEA];~go_function: GO:0016705 - oxidoreductase activity, acting on paired donors, with incorporation or reduction of molecular oxygen [Evidence IEA];~go_function: GO:0020037 - heme binding [Evidence IEA];~go_process: GO:0055114 - oxidation-reduction process [Evidence IEA]), whose translation MRGTASLSILGFLTQAIKEKKERLGECGDKIDGSHIDLLSRYIHLQKNNTGFPAWMFSNVIAGSDSVGTVMRTLLFHLLVYSSTLEKLHEELKAADLSRPFPRYNEVRKLPYLDACVQEAAQIHPPFALPFERVVPDGGITVLGRNLPEGTVVAGNPYVVNWDPNTFGEDAVF comes from the coding sequence ATGCGGGGCACCGCATCCCTCTCAATCCTAGGCTTCCTCACCCAGGCCatcaaggaaaagaaagaaaggctAGGAGAATGTGGCGACAAAATTGACGGCAGTCACATAGACCTCCTCTCACGCTACATCCATCTGCAAAAGAACAATACGGGGTTTCCCGCCTGGATGTTTTCCAACGTTATTGCCGGCTCCGACTCGGTCGGTACTGTCATGCGCACCCTCCTGTTCCACCTCCTAGTCTACTCGAGCACTCTTGAGAAACTCCACGAGGAGCTGAAAGCTGCGGATCTCTCCCGTCCCTTTCCTCGTTATAATGAGGTGCGCAAGCTTCCCTACCTCGATGCATGTGTTCAGGAAGCGGCCCAGATCCATCCGCCTTTCGCTTTACCCTTTGAACGGGTCGTTCCGGACGGCGGCATCACGGTCCTTGGGCGTAATCTCCCTGAAGGTACGGTCGTCGCTGGTAACCCGTACGTTGTGAACTGGGATCCCAATACGTTTGGTGAGGATGCGGTGTTTTAA
- the HIS2 gene encoding histidinol-phosphatase (BUSCO:EOG09263UCR;~COG:E;~EggNog:ENOG410PJ4P;~InterPro:IPR004013,IPR016195,IPR010140;~PFAM:PF02811;~go_function: GO:0003824 - catalytic activity [Evidence IEA];~go_function: GO:0004401 - histidinol-phosphatase activity [Evidence IEA];~go_process: GO:0000105 - histidine biosynthetic process [Evidence IEA]), with protein MPFSHHSHSGQFCPGHAKNTLEEVIQTAIAKNFKVFCLTEHMPRTQEDLYPEEIEAGDTYSGMLANEAAYYEEALRLREKYASQIKILIGFEIEWIRPVSSTLVQDSLSRYPFEFFVGSVHHMHTEPIDYDRPMYERAREKAGDTDERLFEDYFDAQYEMLKELKPLVVGHFDLIRLKSDDPERSFRQWKGVWERIMRNLEFVAGYGGMLELNSAALRKGMSEPYPKGEICKEFLSLGGRFCLSDDSHGIDQVGLNFHRVLDFIETVGISTLHYLQLSETDTDTASSADDRFPRTQVASIGVADARALWT; from the exons ATGCCATTCTCCCACCACAGCCACTCGGGCCAATTCTGCCCTGGCCACGCCAAAAACACCCTTGAAGAGGTCATCCAAACAGCCATCGCCAAGAACTTCAAGGTCTTCTGCCTGACAGAGCACATGCCCAGGACCCAAGAGGATTTATATCCAGAGGAG ATCGAAGCCGGCGACACCTACTCAGGCATGCTCGCCAACGAAGCAGCCTACTACGAAGAAGCCCTGCGCCTACGCGAGAAGTACGCCTCGCAAATCAAAATCCTAATCGGCTTTGAAATTGAATGGATTCGTCCCGTTTCGTCTACATTAGTCCAGGACTCACTGTCGCGTTACCCATTCGAGTTCTTCGTCGGCTCCGTGCACCACATGCACACGGAACCGATTGACTACGACCGTCCTATGTACGAGCGTGCTCGTGAGAAGGCGGGTGATACTGATGAGCGGTTGTTTGAGGATTACTTCGATGCGCAGTATGAGATGCTGAAGGAACTGAAGCCGTTGGTGGTGGGGCATTTCGATCTGATTCGGTTGAAGAGTGATGACCCTGAGCGCAGCTTTCGGCAGTGGAAGGGTGTTTGGGAGAGGATTATGCGGAATCTGGAGTTCGTAGCTGGGTATGGGGGGATGTTGGAGTTGAATTCGGCGGCGTTGAGGAAGGGGATGAGTGAGCCTTATCCTAAAGGGGAGATTTGCAAG GAATTCCTCTCACTCGGCGGCCGCTTCTGCCTCTCCGATGATAGTCACGGCATCGACCAGGTCGGATTGAATTTCCACCGGGTCCTCGACTTTATCGAAACCGTTGGTATCTCAACCCTGCACTACTTGCAGCTGTCAGAGACCGATACGGATACTGCATCTAGCGCCGATGACCGATTCCCCCGGACGCAGGTTGCTTCGATTGGCGTTGCTGATGCCAGAGCGTTGTGGACTTAA
- a CDS encoding uncharacterized protein (COG:S;~EggNog:ENOG410PTZF;~InterPro:IPR037143,IPR002582,IPR008278;~PFAM:PF01648;~go_function: GO:0000287 - magnesium ion binding [Evidence IEA];~go_function: GO:0008897 - holo-[acyl-carrier-protein] synthase activity [Evidence IEA];~go_process: GO:0006633 - fatty acid biosynthetic process [Evidence IEA]) gives MQNNNRIDSHKVLSAELTTPDYARVTCRADRNEAGRSTTPIFSTLLLQLSISQFPTYTIYLNALNPKQNHHVIEPNSPQYPPLSRIQSHHLQLLLAPLHHPKSEQAKENTMKPHPFPLSLNIGTDIVHLPRIARLVSRPNGYLTRFTRRILSDQEQADFRKRFNLPPGEDVPLESRLYPTHRRLHVQTNVNTNANGSTGGISASAGPTSSLSTEMARWLAGRFAAKEAARKAAPGGAANVGWKDVVVIREDEGTTGFKPESGISTTAEESESASGTGSKGRTKTSVERIREMRRERGSGRPGILYLDANGGPGRMGKLSISHDGEYVVATVLATG, from the coding sequence ATGCAGAACAACAATCGCATTGACAGTCATAAAGTTTTATCCGCGGAACTGACTACGCCGGACTATGCCCGAGTGACATGCCGAGCTGATCGCAACGAGGCCGGTAGATCTACAACTCCAATATTTTCTACTCTACTACTTCAACTTTCAATCTCTCAATTTCCAACGTATACAATCTACCTCAATGCCCTAAATCCAAAGCAAAACCACCACGTGATTGAACCAAATTCCCCGCAATATCCTCCGCTGTCCCGAATCCAATCCCACCACCTCCAGTTACTCCTCGCACCCCTACACCACCCAAAGAGCGAGcaagccaaggaaaacaCCATGAAACCACACCCCTTCCCCCTTTCCCTAAACATCGGCACCGACATCGTCCACCTGCCCCGCATCGCCCGCCTCGTTTCCCGCCCAAACGGCTACCTCACCCGCTTCACCCGCCGCATTCTAAGCGACCAGGAACAAGCCGACTTCCGGAAACGATTCAACCTACCTCCCGGTGAAGACGTACCGCTGGAGTCGCGGCTGTACCCTACGCATAGGCGACTACACGTGCAGACGAATGTGAATACGAATGCGAACGGGAGTACAGGTGGGATAAGCGCAAGCGCAGGACCAACATCATCGCTAAGCACAGAAATGGCGCGCTGGCTCGCTGGCCGGTTCGCCGCGAAAGAAGCCGCTAGAAAAGCTGCGCCGGGGGGCGCTGCGAATGTGGGGTGGAAGGATGTGGTTGTTATTCGGGAGGACGAGGGGACTACTGGATTTAAACCCGAATCTGGGATTAGTACAACAGCAGAGGAGTCGGAGTCGGCGTCGGGGACAGGGAGTAAGGGTAGGACTAAGACGTCTGTTGAGAGGATCCGGGAGATGCGCAGGGAGAGGGGCAGTGGAAGGCCGGGGATTCTATATTTGGATGCGAATGGGGGGCCTGGGAGGATGGGGAAGTTATCAATTTCGCATGATGGGGAGTATGTTGTCGCGACGGTATTGGCGACGGGTTAG
- a CDS encoding ATP19 family protein (COG:S;~EggNog:ENOG410PT15;~InterPro:IPR021278;~PFAM:PF11022;~TransMembrane:1 (o12-33i)): MVVYYQIAGKKVGSHVLAMGVLGSTFGGTFLATRGGSKEQQQKQQGPPVQAGSKDEEDFIQKFLQSADGGDQKAQQ, encoded by the exons ATGGTTGTCTACTACCAAATCGCCGGCAAGAAGGTCGGCTCTCACGTT CTCGCCATGGGCGTCCTCGGTAGCACTTTCGGTGGTACCTTCCTCGCTACCCGCGGTGGCAGcaaggagcagcagcagaagcagcagggCCCCCCGGTCCAGGCTGGCTccaaggacgaggaggacttTATCCA GAAATTCCTGCAGTCAGCGGACGGCGGCGACCAAAAAGCCCAGCAGTAA
- a CDS encoding mitochondrial fission process 1 family protein (COG:S;~EggNog:ENOG410PFDD;~InterPro:IPR019560;~PFAM:PF10558;~TransMembrane:2 (o189-210i222-243o)), which translates to MVWESRQESPSSDATLGPVPRRKLPPQLQKLVDHDDGFYDDVYSPYSVNSTDTSYRYAAYANRIRTLLLSAHRYVAYTSDIGESFRPVAHPYLVRSAYAISWTYLLGDVGHEGYKAYLRNRRALAPAGEAYKDAKDLTQEEVLKGMATGDLTTGNNSRPSEYADGNLMPWKTTGIPLIEDYRVVMAKRAVFQGLASMALPAFTIHSVVKYSGRMMKNYKSTLLRTWAPIGIGLSVVPLLPYIFDEPLDEAVEYGFRAAIGSYFGQDAIKSLPTDHEKDSTSLSHFLDSQNPEAIPVSSATDGLSWEEYREERQRAKEQRRQERAEKGSSGPVAMLKELVGAGEKKKGD; encoded by the exons ATGGTCTGGGAATCCCGGCAAGAGTCCCCTTCGTCCGATGCGACGTTAGGGCCTGTCCCTCGTCGCAAGCTTCCTCCTCAGCTTCAGAAACTGGTAGACCATGATGATGGGTTTTACGACGATGTCTATTCTCCGTA CTCTGTAAACTCAACTGATACCTCCTACCGTTACGCCGCCTACGCGAATCGCATCCGCACCCTCCTTCTCTCTGCCCACCGTTATGTCGCTTACACCTCCGACATTGGTGAATCCTTCCGTCCAGTCGCACATCCTTACCTCGTGCGCTCTGCATACGCTATCTCCTGGACGTACCTTCTCGGTGATGTCGGACACGAGGGTTACAAGGCTTACCTCCGGAACCGTCGCGCATTAGCACCCGCGGGAGAGGCATACAAGGATGCCAAGGATCTTACGCAAGAAGAGGTGCTCAAGGGAATGGCGACGGGCGATTTGACTACTGGAAACAACTCAAGACCGTCTGAATATGCAGATGGAAATCTGATGCCGTGGAAGACGACGGGAATCCCGCTGATCGAGGATTACCGGGTCGTCATGGCGAAGAGAGCTGTGTTCCAGGGGTTGGCGAGTATGGCGCTGCCGGCATTTACTATCCATTCCGTCGTGAAGTACTCGGGGCGCATGATGAAGAATTATAAGAGTACGCTCTTGCGCACGTGGGCGCCTATCGGA ATCGGTCTCTCCGTTGTCCCCCTCCTGCCCTACATCTTCGACGAACCCCTTGACGAAGCCGTCGAATACGGTTTCCGCGCCGCCATCGGCTCGTACTTCGGCCAGGATGCCATCAAGTCTCTTCCTACTGACCACGAAAAAGACTCGACTTCTCTCTCTCATTTCTTGGACTCCCAGAACCCCGAAGCCATCCCTGTATCCTCTGCAACTGATGGACTGTCGTGGGAGGAGTATCGCGAGGAGAGACAGCGGGCGAAGGAGCAGCGGAGACAGGAGCGTGCGGAGAAGGGGTCTTCTGGGCCTGTGGCTATGTTAAAGGAGTTGGTTGGGGcgggggagaagaagaagggtgaTTGA